The Microbacterium sp. KUDC0406 genome includes a window with the following:
- the pstB gene encoding phosphate ABC transporter ATP-binding protein PstB, whose translation MSKSIEVNDLNVYYGDFLAVEGVSLDIQPRSVTAFIGPSGCGKSTFLRTLNRMHEVIPGARVEGEVLLDGRDLYAPGVDPVLVRRQVGMVFQRPNPFPTMSIKENVLAGVKLNNKRMSRSDEDALVERSLVGANLWNEVKDRLDKPGSGLSGGQQQRLCIARAIAVSPEVILMDEPCSALDPISTYAIEELIGELKNEYTVVIVTHNMQQASRVSDRTAFFNIAGTGKPGKLIEYDDTATIFTTPSVQATEDYVSGRFG comes from the coding sequence ATGTCCAAGAGCATCGAAGTCAACGACCTGAACGTCTACTACGGCGACTTCCTCGCCGTCGAGGGCGTCTCCCTCGACATCCAGCCGCGCAGCGTGACCGCCTTCATCGGCCCGTCCGGATGCGGCAAGTCGACCTTCCTGCGCACCCTGAACCGCATGCACGAGGTCATCCCCGGTGCGCGTGTCGAGGGCGAGGTGCTGCTGGATGGCCGCGACCTGTACGCCCCGGGCGTCGACCCGGTGCTGGTGCGTCGCCAGGTGGGGATGGTGTTCCAGCGCCCGAACCCGTTCCCGACGATGTCGATCAAGGAGAACGTGCTCGCGGGCGTGAAGCTCAACAACAAGCGGATGTCGCGGTCGGACGAGGACGCGCTGGTAGAGCGCTCTCTGGTGGGCGCGAACCTGTGGAACGAGGTCAAGGACCGCCTCGACAAGCCCGGGTCCGGCCTCTCCGGTGGCCAGCAGCAGCGTCTGTGCATCGCCCGCGCGATCGCGGTCTCACCCGAGGTGATCCTCATGGACGAGCCGTGCTCCGCCCTCGACCCGATCTCGACCTACGCGATCGAGGAGCTCATCGGCGAGCTGAAGAACGAGTACACGGTCGTGATCGTGACGCACAACATGCAGCAGGCGAGCCGGGTGTCCGACCGCACCGCCTTCTTCAACATCGCCGGCACCGGCAAGCCGGGCAAGCTCATCGAGTACGACGACACCGCGACGATCTTCACCACCCCCTCGGTGCAGGCGACCGAGGACTACGTGTCGGGGCGGTTCGGGTAA